From Watersipora subatra chromosome 2, tzWatSuba1.1, whole genome shotgun sequence, one genomic window encodes:
- the LOC137387303 gene encoding gastrula zinc finger protein XlCGF57.1-like → MRTHTGEKPFRCKICSSRFAHRHALTSHMRAHTEEKPFQCKICTSHFAHRNTLTRHMKTHSGEKPFQCKICSSRFAQNGNLTAHMRTHTGEKPFQCKICSSRFAQGYVLTAHMRAHTGEKPYQCKICSSRFARCHNLTAHMKTHTGEKPFQCKICSSHFARRYTLTNHMKTHTGDKPFQCKICSRQFARSHHLTAHMKTHNGEKPFQCKICSSKFTQRYHFKTHMKTHT, encoded by the coding sequence ATGAGAACACACACTGGGGAGAAGCCATTTCGGTGTAAGATATGCAGTAGTCGGTTTGCCCATCGCCATGCTCTAACAAGTCATATGAGGGCTCATACTGAAGAAAAACCGTTTCAGTGCAAGATATGCACTAGTCACTTTGCTCATCGCAATACTCTAACACGTCACATGAAGACACAttctggagagaagccatttcaatgtaaaatatgcagtagtcggtttgctcAAAACGGTAATTTAACAGCTCATatgaggactcacactggagagaaaCCATTTCAGTGCAAAATAtgcagtagtcggtttgctcAAGGTTATGTTCTAACAGCTCATATGAGGGCTCACACTGGAGAGAAACCATATCAgtgtaagatttgcagtagtcGGTTCGCTCGTTGCCATAATCTAACAGCTCACATgaagactcatactggagagaagccatttcagtgtaagatATGCAGTAGTCACTTTGCTCGTCGCTATACTCTAACAAATCACATGAAGACACATACTGGTGATAAGCCATTCCAGTGCAAGATATGCAGTAGACAATTTGCTCGTAGCCATCATCTAACAGCTCACATGAAGACTCATAATGGAGAGAAACCATTTCAATGTAAGATATGCAGTAGTAAATTTACTCAACGCTATCATTTCAAAACGCACATGAAAACTCATACTTGA